The following proteins are encoded in a genomic region of Methanoculleus oceani:
- the corA gene encoding magnesium/cobalt transporter CorA produces MSRHDDQPEARAGVDESPGPARGRPVTVTVIEYDGSRFNEQTCTRPGDLRALILRPTVTWINADGVHDIGMVQAIGDAVGIHPLTLEDIANTRQRPKIEDYRDYLYVAVRMLAPDGDGEFRSEQVSLVLGRGYVVSFQEQPGDAFEHIRERLRAGAGRLRSEGADYLFYALLDAIVDGYFSVIEVFGERIEAVEEEVVAEPDRETLQAIYALKRSLVALRRSVWPLRDVVAELERGDSPLIREPTLFYLRDVYDHTIEVAETVETYRDTMSGILDVYLSSQSSRMNEIIKVLTIIATIFIPLTFIAGVYGMNFAYMPEIRHPWGYPAALASMAVVAAMMLLYFRKKGWI; encoded by the coding sequence ATGAGCCGGCATGACGACCAGCCAGAGGCCAGGGCAGGTGTGGACGAGTCGCCCGGCCCTGCCCGCGGGCGACCGGTCACCGTCACTGTCATCGAGTACGACGGGTCCCGCTTCAATGAGCAGACCTGCACCCGGCCCGGGGACCTTCGGGCACTCATCCTCCGCCCGACGGTCACCTGGATCAATGCCGACGGCGTCCACGATATCGGGATGGTCCAGGCGATCGGGGACGCCGTCGGGATCCACCCGCTGACCCTGGAGGACATCGCGAACACCCGCCAGCGGCCGAAGATCGAAGACTACCGCGACTACCTCTACGTTGCAGTCCGGATGCTCGCTCCCGACGGCGACGGTGAGTTCCGGAGCGAGCAGGTCAGCCTTGTGCTCGGGAGAGGTTACGTCGTATCCTTCCAGGAACAGCCGGGCGACGCCTTCGAGCACATCCGGGAGCGCCTGCGTGCAGGAGCCGGGCGGCTCCGGAGCGAGGGGGCGGATTACCTCTTCTACGCCCTGCTCGACGCGATTGTCGACGGTTACTTCTCCGTGATCGAGGTCTTCGGGGAGCGTATCGAAGCGGTCGAGGAGGAGGTGGTGGCAGAACCCGACCGCGAGACCCTGCAGGCGATCTACGCCTTAAAACGGTCCCTGGTTGCGCTCCGGCGGTCGGTCTGGCCGCTCCGCGACGTGGTGGCGGAACTCGAGCGGGGCGACTCGCCCCTGATCCGGGAACCGACACTCTTCTACCTCCGGGACGTCTACGACCACACCATAGAGGTTGCCGAGACGGTGGAGACCTACCGGGATACGATGTCCGGGATCCTCGACGTCTACCTCTCGAGCCAGAGCAGCCGGATGAACGAGATCATCAAGGTCCTCACCATCATCGCCACCATCTTCATCCCGCTCACCTTCATCGCCGGGGTCTACGGCATGAACTTTGCCTACATGCCGGAGATCAGACACCCCTGGGGTTACCCCGCGGCCCTCGCTTCGATGGCGGTCGTCGCGGCGATGATGCTTCTCTACTTCAGAAAGAAGGGGTGGATCTGA
- the corA gene encoding magnesium/cobalt transporter CorA, translated as MRPEKTCGILSIRVIDYTEDRLEEHECIELTEAWSWIGRETVTWIDVVGVPEHDELVVLGKQAGIHPLTMEDITAPDQRPKVEEFGSYVAVIARMLSERDGRVASEQVSLIFGENYVITFREQPFQVFGQVRERLRNELSVIRGSGPDFLAYTLLDAIVGVYLAILDAVDDRVEDLQGRVLASADPLALKQIYELKEDLLTIRRAAVPAREVLGSLASRELSLVRKETIPYFRDIYDRCIQAAEVAEYTRDTLSGVMDLHTSNQNNRLAEITTILTIVASIFIPLSFITGFYGMNLMNIPLEDSPWGYPLVLLLMLGVAAAMLLYFRKKEWI; from the coding sequence ATGCGGCCGGAAAAGACCTGTGGGATACTCTCGATCCGGGTGATCGATTACACGGAAGACCGCCTCGAGGAGCACGAATGCATCGAGCTCACCGAGGCCTGGTCGTGGATCGGCCGGGAGACAGTCACCTGGATCGACGTCGTCGGGGTGCCGGAACACGACGAACTCGTGGTCCTCGGCAAACAGGCGGGGATCCACCCGCTCACGATGGAGGATATCACGGCCCCGGACCAGCGGCCGAAGGTGGAGGAGTTCGGGAGCTACGTCGCCGTCATCGCGAGGATGCTCTCGGAGAGAGACGGCAGGGTCGCAAGCGAGCAGGTCAGCCTGATCTTCGGGGAGAACTACGTCATAACGTTCCGGGAGCAGCCTTTCCAGGTCTTCGGACAGGTCAGGGAGCGGCTCAGGAACGAACTGAGCGTCATCCGGGGATCGGGGCCGGATTTTCTCGCCTACACGCTCCTCGACGCCATCGTGGGCGTCTACCTCGCCATCCTCGACGCAGTCGACGACCGGGTGGAAGACCTCCAGGGCAGGGTTCTGGCCTCCGCTGACCCGCTTGCCTTAAAACAGATCTACGAACTCAAGGAAGACCTCCTGACCATTCGGAGAGCGGCCGTCCCGGCACGCGAGGTTCTCGGGTCGCTCGCGAGCCGGGAGTTGAGCCTTGTCCGGAAGGAAACGATCCCGTACTTTCGGGATATATACGATCGGTGCATCCAGGCGGCAGAGGTTGCGGAGTATACCAGGGATACGCTCTCCGGCGTGATGGATCTCCATACCTCGAACCAGAACAACAGGCTCGCCGAGATCACGACGATCCTCACCATCGTCGCGAGCATCTTCATCCCCTTGAGCTTCATCACCGGGTTCTACGGGATGAATCTCATGAACATACCGCTCGAAGACTCACCCTGGGGATATCCTCTCGTCCTCCTCCTCATGCTGGGCGTCGCGGCCGCGATGCTCCTCTACTTCAGGAAGAAAGAGTGGATATGA
- the gatC gene encoding Asp-tRNA(Asn)/Glu-tRNA(Gln) amidotransferase subunit GatC — protein sequence MVTESDIEHIAELADIGISKDEVPEFTTQFNAILDYFEVLDTVQGESAPAVGITNVFRDDEPRPCLPQEAALANAGSTEDGFIKAPRVM from the coding sequence ATGGTAACTGAGAGCGATATAGAGCATATAGCAGAACTTGCGGATATCGGCATATCGAAAGACGAGGTGCCGGAGTTCACCACCCAGTTCAACGCAATCCTCGACTACTTTGAGGTTCTCGACACCGTACAGGGCGAAAGCGCCCCGGCCGTCGGGATCACGAATGTCTTTAGGGACGACGAGCCCCGGCCCTGCCTCCCGCAGGAGGCGGCCCTCGCCAACGCAGGGTCGACCGAGGACGGGTTTATCAAGGCACCGAGGGTGATGTGA
- the gatA gene encoding Asp-tRNA(Asn)/Glu-tRNA(Gln) amidotransferase subunit GatA — translation MAGTLQFSPDDRYNAFITTCREAPFGDGALAGTAVAVKDNISTAGIRTTCASRILESYVPPYDAHVVGLLREKGAAIVGKTNMDEFGMGTTTETSAFGPTRNPADPSRVPGGSSGGSAAAVAAGLVPMALGTDTGGSIRCPAAFCGIVGLKPTYGRVSRYGLVAYANSLEQIGPMARTVEDVSRLMSVIARYDPHDSTMLDRPYDHQPSAEIKGLRVGIPEEYFGEGVDPRVAGTVRDAIGVLEELGAETVPVSIPGMRHALAAYYVICTSEASSNLARFDGVRYGPAVDTRKSWHEAYQDLRLELFGTEVRRRIMLGTFALSAGYAGRYYAKAQVARRNIKEDFERAFCDADVIAGPTMPTVAFRLGEKTDPLSMYLSDILTVPANLAGIPAISVPCGRVDGLPVGLQLMGRQFEDERVVDAAFAYEQEVRA, via the coding sequence GTGGCGGGAACCCTCCAATTCTCGCCGGACGACCGGTACAACGCCTTCATCACCACCTGCCGTGAAGCGCCGTTTGGTGACGGGGCGCTCGCCGGCACCGCCGTCGCGGTCAAGGATAACATCTCGACGGCGGGTATCCGGACAACCTGCGCATCGAGGATCCTCGAGAGCTACGTCCCGCCGTACGACGCCCACGTCGTGGGACTCCTCCGAGAGAAGGGGGCCGCGATCGTCGGCAAGACCAATATGGACGAGTTCGGCATGGGCACCACCACCGAGACGAGCGCGTTCGGCCCCACCAGGAACCCGGCGGACCCGTCAAGGGTGCCCGGCGGATCGTCCGGCGGGAGCGCCGCCGCGGTTGCCGCGGGCCTCGTCCCGATGGCGCTCGGCACCGATACCGGCGGCTCGATCCGGTGCCCCGCGGCATTCTGCGGGATCGTGGGGCTCAAACCCACCTACGGCCGGGTCTCCCGCTACGGCCTCGTTGCCTACGCAAACTCCCTCGAGCAGATCGGGCCGATGGCACGGACGGTGGAGGATGTATCGAGGCTGATGTCGGTGATCGCGAGGTACGACCCCCACGACTCGACGATGCTCGATCGGCCGTACGACCACCAGCCCTCGGCAGAGATCAAAGGGCTCCGGGTAGGGATACCGGAGGAGTACTTCGGCGAAGGCGTGGACCCCCGTGTTGCCGGGACGGTCCGGGACGCCATCGGGGTCCTCGAGGAGCTCGGGGCCGAGACCGTCCCGGTGAGCATACCGGGGATGCGGCACGCGCTCGCGGCCTACTACGTCATCTGCACGAGCGAGGCCTCCTCGAACCTCGCGCGGTTCGACGGCGTCCGTTACGGCCCGGCGGTCGACACCAGGAAGTCATGGCACGAGGCCTACCAGGACCTGCGGCTGGAGTTGTTCGGCACCGAGGTCCGGCGCCGGATCATGCTCGGCACCTTCGCCCTCTCGGCGGGCTACGCCGGCAGGTACTACGCGAAGGCGCAGGTGGCACGCCGCAACATCAAGGAGGACTTCGAGCGGGCGTTTTGCGACGCAGACGTCATCGCCGGCCCGACGATGCCGACGGTGGCCTTCCGCCTCGGCGAGAAGACCGACCCGCTCTCGATGTACCTCTCGGACATCCTCACGGTGCCCGCGAACCTCGCCGGAATCCCGGCGATATCGGTCCCGTGCGGCAGGGTGGACGGCCTCCCCGTGGGCCTCCAGTTGATGGGAAGACAGTTCGAGGACGAGCGCGTCGTCGACGCTGCCTTTGCCTACGAGCAGGAGGTGAGGGCATGA
- a CDS encoding methylated-DNA--[protein]-cysteine S-methyltransferase, producing MAIVTGSCRFGLWHVHVTWQDDLVYRVRFARDGIDGPVPEEILRYCAGRPADLASLRSIATEGESTNARIYRTVRAVPCGGTVTYGEVARVVGTAPRAVGAAMARNPTPIVVPCHRVVAKTGMGGFSPDVAIKEALLAMERRGNVCTPEKRGVNR from the coding sequence ATGGCGATCGTGACCGGGTCGTGCCGGTTCGGCCTCTGGCACGTCCACGTGACGTGGCAGGACGATCTCGTCTACCGGGTGCGGTTCGCGCGTGACGGCATCGATGGTCCGGTCCCGGAGGAGATCCTGCGCTACTGTGCCGGGCGGCCGGCGGACCTCGCCTCCCTCCGGAGTATCGCAACCGAGGGGGAATCGACCAATGCCCGGATCTACCGCACGGTCCGTGCGGTTCCCTGCGGGGGAACCGTCACCTACGGCGAGGTTGCCCGGGTGGTCGGGACCGCGCCACGGGCGGTCGGGGCGGCGATGGCCCGGAACCCGACCCCGATCGTGGTGCCCTGCCACCGGGTCGTCGCGAAGACCGGCATGGGCGGATTCTCCCCGGACGTGGCGATCAAGGAGGCCCTGCTTGCCATGGAACGCCGGGGGAATGTCTGCACGCCGGAAAAGCGAGGGGTTAACAGGTAA
- a CDS encoding DUF5654 family protein: protein MSLKAEVIDKISALITAAFGLIAALAWNGAIQELFALIFGDQSTLAAMFVYAIVVTIIAVIAVILIGRAAGRAKAEDEAAARQ, encoded by the coding sequence ATGTCACTCAAGGCTGAGGTCATCGACAAGATATCGGCTCTTATCACGGCCGCATTCGGCCTGATCGCCGCTCTTGCATGGAACGGCGCCATTCAGGAACTTTTTGCACTTATTTTCGGAGATCAGAGTACGCTCGCTGCAATGTTCGTGTATGCTATCGTCGTGACGATCATCGCGGTGATCGCGGTCATCCTGATCGGCCGCGCCGCAGGGAGGGCGAAGGCAGAGGATGAGGCGGCGGCAAGACAGTGA
- a CDS encoding ATP-dependent DNA helicase — translation MDTLDDWFPYREYRPNQREMLDLAASVARDGGIAMIDAPTGSGKSSVVSALLAESRGRKVLVAVRTISQLATFMRELELVRKKRGDLKFAYLIGKSSMCPLGGEGDVYRRCEGVKAFSTALMRERAQKGSLVPANDRQIKQQIRKMDPEHPLICPYFIHGKSFVEPEDAGLKMIPSAALRVRAERVSTELIWPDQLAGFCGDICPYDTMMHAARDADVVLVNFYHLFDDMIREQLYQSLGIEGHDALLLIDEAHNCGDVVQSIESVTIEERDIVQAGHELSGRRRSQQADAIVQILPQITRFMEALKGSHEVEDWFDPAIFQRMILSGTLYRSMEEIVDDLLKISEGLREKNMQAGEFRESAIERLTEFFYRIFRSAADPAYLTVYRKEDDGTVALEVRNIDPSTKLQDIARAHACCVLISGTLSPIESYRRYYFGDLDVTTTSLPNSFPPENRRIFCASDITTAYSMRRDRENLARTEDYITTFAALPGNLAVYFPSYDLLNTFAERCAPRIRKKQIYVESKDTGASAAMLREFMALPGTGRSGILFAVCGGKWSEGLDYRGEMLSGALVIGLPLAPFNRVRRMVIDYFRMKFGEEGEFISYTLPAINRALQALGRVLRTPEDRGMLVLGDRRFLEPRVHGGLPPWMQKEMATCTVDLFKKEAGRWRS, via the coding sequence ATGGATACCCTCGACGACTGGTTCCCATACCGGGAGTACCGGCCCAACCAGCGGGAGATGCTTGATCTGGCCGCATCCGTCGCACGCGACGGCGGCATCGCCATGATCGATGCGCCGACCGGGAGCGGCAAGTCGAGCGTGGTCTCCGCGCTCCTCGCAGAGAGCCGGGGACGAAAAGTGCTCGTCGCCGTCCGGACCATCAGCCAGCTCGCCACGTTCATGCGCGAGCTCGAGCTCGTCCGGAAAAAGCGCGGCGATCTCAAGTTCGCCTACCTCATCGGCAAGTCCAGCATGTGCCCGCTCGGCGGCGAAGGAGACGTCTACCGGCGGTGCGAGGGCGTCAAGGCCTTTTCGACGGCGCTGATGCGGGAGCGGGCACAGAAGGGATCGCTCGTCCCGGCAAACGATCGCCAGATCAAGCAGCAGATCCGGAAGATGGACCCGGAGCACCCGCTCATCTGCCCCTACTTCATCCACGGCAAATCCTTCGTGGAGCCCGAGGACGCAGGGCTGAAGATGATCCCGTCGGCGGCCCTCCGCGTCCGGGCCGAGCGGGTGAGCACCGAACTGATCTGGCCCGACCAGCTTGCCGGGTTCTGCGGCGACATCTGCCCCTACGATACGATGATGCACGCCGCCCGGGACGCCGACGTGGTGCTCGTGAACTTCTACCACCTCTTCGACGACATGATCCGGGAGCAGCTCTACCAGTCGCTCGGGATCGAGGGGCACGACGCCCTGCTGCTCATCGACGAGGCCCATAACTGCGGCGACGTCGTCCAGAGCATCGAGAGCGTGACGATCGAGGAGCGCGATATCGTGCAGGCCGGGCACGAACTCTCCGGGCGCCGGCGGTCGCAGCAGGCGGACGCCATCGTCCAGATCCTGCCGCAGATAACCCGGTTCATGGAAGCGCTCAAGGGCTCGCACGAGGTCGAGGACTGGTTCGACCCCGCCATCTTCCAGCGGATGATCCTTTCCGGCACGCTCTACCGGAGCATGGAGGAGATCGTGGACGACCTCCTCAAGATCAGCGAAGGGCTGCGCGAGAAGAACATGCAGGCGGGCGAGTTCCGGGAGAGCGCGATCGAGCGGCTGACCGAGTTCTTCTACCGGATCTTCCGGTCTGCAGCCGACCCGGCCTACCTGACCGTCTACCGCAAAGAGGACGACGGCACGGTGGCGCTCGAGGTGAGGAACATCGATCCGAGCACCAAACTCCAGGATATCGCCCGGGCACATGCCTGTTGCGTCCTGATATCCGGGACGCTCTCCCCCATCGAGAGTTACCGCCGCTACTACTTCGGCGATCTTGACGTCACCACGACATCGCTCCCGAACTCCTTCCCCCCGGAGAACCGCCGCATCTTCTGTGCGAGCGATATCACCACCGCCTACTCGATGCGCCGGGACAGAGAGAACCTCGCGCGAACCGAGGACTACATCACCACGTTTGCCGCCCTACCGGGGAACCTTGCGGTCTACTTCCCCTCCTACGATCTGCTCAACACCTTTGCGGAGCGGTGCGCCCCCCGCATCAGAAAAAAGCAGATCTACGTCGAGTCCAAAGATACCGGGGCCTCAGCCGCGATGCTCCGGGAGTTCATGGCCCTCCCCGGGACAGGCCGCTCGGGCATCCTCTTTGCGGTCTGCGGCGGCAAGTGGAGCGAAGGCCTGGATTACCGGGGCGAGATGCTTTCGGGGGCGCTCGTCATCGGCCTCCCGCTCGCACCGTTCAACCGCGTCCGCCGGATGGTGATCGACTACTTCCGGATGAAGTTCGGCGAGGAGGGCGAGTTCATCAGCTACACCCTTCCGGCTATCAACCGCGCCCTGCAGGCGTTAGGAAGGGTGCTCCGGACTCCCGAGGACCGGGGGATGCTCGTCCTCGGGGACCGGCGGTTTCTGGAGCCCCGGGTCCATGGCGGGCTGCCGCCGTGGATGCAGAAGGAGATGGCGACATGCACCGTCGACCTCTTCAAAAAGGAGGCCGGCCGATGGCGATCGTGA
- a CDS encoding mechanosensitive ion channel family protein, translating to MQANRRHPEEQEEKRATRRTVAVIVISATATVIFLLMALAYPDIYLERVFYTSLTISLVYLFFFIVESLTIRRIRDERERYSFRRTVSILKLVVIAVILLRVWIDTNYIFVAYGIVGAGIAVALQDLFKNFVGGILIIISRTYQIGDRIEISETMGDVIDIGILETKLLEIHARDVKGDQATGRIAVVPNGAVLSSRVFNYTMDHTFVWDEISIPITYGSDWRRAVSLFLDIVRQETAATAGQAEQEIERIGERYYLPKRDVEPSVYLTLTDNWITFDIRYVTDVRRKRATKDDLSRKLLDAIEATDGIAIATENIIVYDGGPFKDA from the coding sequence ATGCAGGCGAACCGACGGCACCCGGAGGAGCAGGAAGAGAAGCGCGCAACGCGGAGGACCGTCGCCGTCATCGTGATCTCCGCCACCGCCACGGTCATATTCTTGCTCATGGCGCTCGCCTACCCGGACATCTACCTCGAGCGCGTCTTCTATACGTCCCTTACGATCAGCCTCGTCTACCTCTTCTTCTTCATCGTCGAATCCCTCACCATCCGGCGCATCAGGGACGAGCGGGAGCGTTACTCGTTTCGGAGAACGGTATCCATCCTGAAGCTCGTCGTTATCGCCGTCATTCTCCTCCGGGTCTGGATCGATACCAACTACATCTTCGTCGCCTACGGGATCGTCGGCGCCGGGATCGCCGTCGCGCTCCAGGACCTCTTCAAGAACTTCGTCGGCGGCATCCTGATCATCATCTCCCGCACCTACCAGATCGGTGACCGTATCGAGATCAGCGAGACGATGGGCGACGTGATCGACATCGGGATCCTCGAGACGAAGCTCCTGGAGATTCACGCCCGCGACGTGAAGGGCGACCAGGCGACGGGCAGGATCGCCGTCGTCCCGAACGGTGCCGTCCTCTCATCAAGGGTCTTCAACTACACGATGGACCACACCTTCGTCTGGGACGAGATCTCCATCCCCATCACCTACGGATCGGACTGGCGGCGGGCCGTCTCCCTCTTCCTCGATATCGTTCGCCAGGAGACCGCAGCGACGGCCGGACAGGCCGAGCAGGAGATCGAGAGGATCGGCGAGCGTTACTACCTGCCGAAGAGGGATGTGGAGCCGTCCGTCTACCTGACCCTCACCGACAACTGGATCACCTTCGATATCAGGTATGTGACCGATGTCCGGAGGAAACGGGCCACCAAGGATGACCTCTCCCGCAAACTCCTGGATGCGATCGAAGCGACCGACGGTATCGCCATCGCGACCGAAAACATCATCGTCTACGACGGCGGGCCGTTCAAAGACGCATGA
- a CDS encoding asparagine synthase C-terminal domain-containing protein, with protein MPTMNLKGWMERDGVLLSPADVERMLKDGPEAIAPCGGEFLLVWDDCIARDAFGVMPGPVPPGTVCCGGREVARIAPDPSPCTLEEAIVTAVGLRSDEGVVAFSGGVDSGLIAGLAHLPCVTVGLHGSHDIAWAEKAARMMGLDLTIVSPAEDEVAEAIRRVVRVIPDPTNPVEASIATTLSFVAAWAEEHGHTRILAGQGADELFGGYARYLTSPDLAAELERDFADLKRQGTRDQAVAALHGAYFSTPYLDARVVRAAQAIPARERVRGGVRKHPLRVVAERHIPAEIARAEKKAMQYGSGIWRTIQRLARQNGYKKSVQGYLTEISRAEHGN; from the coding sequence ATGCCGACCATGAACCTGAAGGGCTGGATGGAACGTGACGGGGTACTGCTCTCCCCTGCCGACGTGGAGCGGATGCTGAAAGACGGGCCGGAAGCCATTGCCCCATGCGGCGGTGAGTTCCTGCTTGTCTGGGACGACTGCATCGCCCGCGACGCCTTCGGCGTCATGCCCGGCCCGGTCCCGCCCGGGACCGTCTGTTGCGGGGGGCGGGAGGTGGCCCGGATAGCCCCCGACCCTTCACCCTGCACCCTCGAAGAGGCGATCGTCACCGCGGTCGGTCTCCGAAGCGACGAAGGCGTGGTGGCGTTCTCCGGCGGCGTGGACTCGGGCCTCATCGCCGGGCTTGCTCACCTTCCCTGCGTGACGGTGGGACTCCACGGGTCGCACGACATCGCGTGGGCGGAAAAAGCTGCCCGGATGATGGGGCTCGACCTCACGATCGTCTCCCCGGCCGAAGACGAGGTCGCGGAGGCCATCCGCCGGGTGGTCCGGGTGATCCCCGATCCGACAAACCCTGTCGAGGCATCGATCGCAACGACCCTCTCCTTTGTCGCCGCCTGGGCGGAGGAACACGGGCATACCCGGATCCTCGCCGGGCAGGGGGCGGACGAGCTCTTCGGCGGCTACGCGCGTTACCTCACCTCCCCGGACCTCGCGGCGGAACTCGAGCGGGACTTTGCAGACCTCAAACGCCAGGGGACACGGGACCAGGCGGTGGCGGCGCTTCATGGGGCATACTTCTCGACACCTTACCTCGACGCCCGGGTGGTGCGCGCCGCGCAGGCGATCCCGGCGAGAGAGAGGGTGCGCGGGGGGGTGAGAAAGCACCCCCTGCGGGTGGTCGCAGAACGTCACATTCCCGCAGAAATCGCCCGGGCCGAGAAGAAAGCAATGCAATACGGGAGCGGGATCTGGCGGACAATACAACGGCTTGCACGTCAAAACGGTTATAAAAAGTCGGTACAAGGGTACTTAACGGAGATCAGTAGGGCGGAACATGGTAACTGA
- the purB gene encoding adenylosuccinate lyase, which produces MAIHPIDYRYGTSEMRAVWNEENRFRAIVTAEVALARAEAVHGMIPREDAETIATCAPEARLERAKEIEAEINHDMMAVVKAVTEVCGDAGRWIHYGATSNDILDTATALQLRDSLALIEEKLGKLLCVLLTRSAETKTLVCAGRTHGQIGVPTTYGLRFAIWASEVARHMERLRQMRPRVVVGQLTGAVGTQAALGDAGIEIQETMMEFLGIRPVDVSNQLVSRDRYAEYFMLLANVATTLDKIGLELRLMQRSEIGELAEAFGKNQVGSSTMPHKRNPIKSEQVCGLARIVRSAVEPALQNNVLWDERDLTNSSPERVLFPEASVLTDHILNVMIGVMEGLEFNRANIRKNLMLLRGVNLAESVMIDLTRRGMNRQDAHEAMRTASMQALAEDRDLAEVLGERAGVTAFVTREDLDRLLDPDAYVGTAVRQVERLVEKLAPLCR; this is translated from the coding sequence ATGGCAATCCATCCCATCGACTACCGGTACGGCACTTCGGAGATGCGTGCCGTCTGGAATGAGGAGAACCGGTTCCGGGCGATCGTCACGGCCGAAGTGGCGCTGGCCCGTGCCGAGGCCGTGCACGGGATGATTCCCCGCGAGGATGCGGAGACGATCGCAACCTGCGCGCCGGAGGCACGCCTCGAGCGGGCGAAGGAGATCGAGGCCGAGATCAACCACGATATGATGGCGGTCGTCAAGGCCGTCACCGAGGTCTGCGGGGATGCCGGGCGTTGGATTCACTACGGTGCGACCTCGAACGACATCCTGGATACCGCGACGGCCCTGCAGCTCCGCGACAGCCTCGCGCTCATTGAGGAGAAACTGGGCAAACTCCTCTGCGTGCTCCTCACCCGGAGCGCCGAGACGAAGACTCTCGTCTGCGCCGGCCGCACCCACGGGCAGATCGGCGTCCCGACGACCTACGGCCTCAGGTTCGCCATCTGGGCGAGCGAGGTCGCCCGCCACATGGAAAGGCTCCGCCAGATGCGTCCACGGGTCGTCGTCGGGCAGCTCACCGGTGCCGTAGGCACCCAGGCGGCGCTCGGCGATGCCGGTATCGAGATCCAGGAGACGATGATGGAGTTCCTCGGGATCCGGCCGGTGGACGTCTCGAACCAGCTCGTCTCCCGGGACCGCTACGCGGAGTACTTCATGCTCCTCGCGAACGTCGCGACCACGCTCGACAAGATCGGCCTTGAACTCCGGCTGATGCAGCGCTCGGAGATCGGGGAGCTTGCGGAGGCGTTCGGGAAGAATCAGGTCGGCTCGAGCACGATGCCCCACAAGAGAAACCCGATCAAGAGCGAGCAGGTCTGCGGCCTTGCGCGGATCGTGCGCTCCGCGGTCGAGCCGGCCCTGCAAAACAACGTCCTCTGGGACGAGCGCGACCTGACGAACTCCTCCCCCGAGCGGGTGCTCTTCCCCGAGGCGTCGGTGCTGACCGATCACATTCTCAACGTGATGATCGGCGTGATGGAAGGCCTCGAGTTCAACAGGGCAAACATCCGGAAGAACCTGATGCTTCTCAGAGGGGTAAATCTCGCCGAGTCGGTGATGATCGATCTCACCAGGCGCGGCATGAACCGGCAGGATGCCCACGAGGCGATGCGGACGGCGAGCATGCAGGCGCTCGCCGAAGACCGGGACCTCGCCGAGGTGCTCGGCGAGCGAGCCGGGGTCACGGCGTTCGTCACCCGCGAGGATCTCGACCGGCTCCTCGACCCGGACGCGTATGTCGGGACGGCCGTCAGGCAGGTGGAGCGCCTGGTCGAGAAACTCGCGCCGCTCTGCCGGTGA
- a CDS encoding winged helix-turn-helix domain-containing protein, whose amino-acid sequence MSGRRTAFEIYWEILVFCRTPQSFTGIINRCDLNSKTGQEYLTFLVEKEYLVEAAEGDKIRYVSTERAGEYTALFSSLYRKLFDTPPRFKL is encoded by the coding sequence ATGAGCGGGCGCAGGACGGCGTTTGAGATCTACTGGGAGATCCTGGTCTTCTGCAGAACGCCGCAGTCGTTTACCGGCATCATCAACCGGTGCGACCTGAACTCAAAGACCGGCCAGGAGTATCTTACGTTTCTCGTGGAAAAAGAGTATCTCGTTGAAGCGGCTGAGGGAGATAAGATCCGGTATGTCTCCACCGAGAGGGCCGGGGAGTACACCGCACTCTTCAGCTCGCTGTATCGCAAACTCTTCGATACCCCTCCCCGGTTCAAATTATGA